Proteins from a genomic interval of Arvicola amphibius chromosome 10, mArvAmp1.2, whole genome shotgun sequence:
- the LOC119825509 gene encoding zinc finger protein 120-like, producing the protein MLETYRNLTSIGYDWEDHNVEENYQISRTQKRNYRNQAGEKPTEYTPCVEAFAYGCHLQKHEKPHTREKPYECNQCGKAFAFPSNLQNHERTHTGEKPYECNLCGRAFAIKCNLQSHERTHTGEKPYKCNHCDKAFACHNSL; encoded by the exons atgctagAGACCTACAGGAACCTCACTAGTATAG GATATGACTGGGAAGATCATAATGTTGAAGAAAATTATCAAATTTCTAGAACACAAAAGAG GAACTATAGAAACCAAGCTGGAGAGAAACCTACTGAATATACTCCATGTGTTGAAGCCTTTGCATATGGTTGTCATcttcaaaaacatgaaaaaccacatactagagagaaaccctatgaatgtaatcagtgtggtaaagcctttgcatttCCTAGTAATCTTCAAaaccatgaaagaacacatactggagagaaaccctatgaatgtaatctgtGTGGTAGAGCCTTTGCAATTAAATGTAATCTTCAAagtcatgaaagaacacatactggagagaaaccctataaatgtaatcattgtgataaagcctttgcatgtcacaATTCTCTTTaa